The genomic stretch GCGTGTTCAGCCGGCTGCGGGCCTCCGGACGTAGCGAGTACACCCGCGTCTGATTGGAAATCTGGTTCGCCTGGACGCCCAAATCGAGCAGCACCACGCCCAGCGCCATGCCCCACAGCCAGCGCCCCAGGGGCCACATCACGACGAAGGACAGCAGCAGCACGACGATGGCCGCGCCGTTGATGCGCCGGTCCCCGCGCTTGTCGGCGTAGCGGCCCACCAGCGGGGCCACGGCGGCGCCCGCCACGCCCACGACGCCGAAGAGCCCGGCCACCTGCGCGTCGTACTTCTGCGGCAGGCTCTGGAGGTACAGCGCCAGTGTGGACCAGAACACGCTGAACGCGCCGAAGCTGAGTGCGCCCAGCACCGCATGCAGCCGCAGCACGGGCTCGGTGCGCGCCAGGTGGATGAGCGAGCGCAACAGTTGCGGATACGGCATGGAGGCCATGGGCGGCTGGGATGGCAGCGTGAAGCGCAGCACGCCGGCCAGCGCGAGCATGAGCCCCGCCGCAATCCAGAACATGGCGCGCCAGCCCAGGTGCGTCCCGACGAAGCCCGCCGCCGTCCGGGACAGGAGGATGCCAATCAGCACACCGCTCATGACGGTGCCCACCACCCGGCCTCGCTGCGCCGCGGGCGCCAGGTGCGCCGCGAAGGGGACGAGGAGTTGGGGAATGATGGTGGTGACGCCCACGACGAAGCTCGCGGCCACCATCCAGTGGAGCGTCGGCGCGAGTGCCACGCCCACGAGCGCCAGCGCCACCAGTGTGTTCATGGTGACGATGACCCGCCGCCGCTCCAGGCTGTCGCCCAGCGGGACGATGAAGAGCATCCCCACCGCGTAGCCCACCTGCGTCAGCATGGGCACCAGCCCCAGCGCGCTCCCCGAGGCCCC from Myxococcus xanthus encodes the following:
- a CDS encoding MFS transporter gives rise to the protein MPTHSPPEAPHTALSTGLVWLMAAASGATVANLYYNQPLLGDIGAALGASGSALGLVPMLTQVGYAVGMLFIVPLGDSLERRRVIVTMNTLVALALVGVALAPTLHWMVAASFVVGVTTIIPQLLVPFAAHLAPAAQRGRVVGTVMSGVLIGILLSRTAAGFVGTHLGWRAMFWIAAGLMLALAGVLRFTLPSQPPMASMPYPQLLRSLIHLARTEPVLRLHAVLGALSFGAFSVFWSTLALYLQSLPQKYDAQVAGLFGVVGVAGAAVAPLVGRYADKRGDRRINGAAIVVLLLSFVVMWPLGRWLWGMALGVVLLDLGVQANQISNQTRVYSLRPEARSRLNTLYMVTYFAGGAAGSWLGTFAWTHWGWSGVCASGAALCVVALLALKRGPKGTVPEAAEA